One window from the genome of Variovorax sp. PAMC26660 encodes:
- a CDS encoding helix-turn-helix domain-containing protein, protein MNSTLDANPEVDGNPPLAADPVLDAIRAAIQGAGGPAKVAQEVDVSVQAVCFWRDGKRKFPAEHAPALERMNSGRVRCEQMCPKSDWGYLRGTERA, encoded by the coding sequence ATGAATTCAACACTTGATGCCAACCCCGAAGTTGACGGTAATCCACCGCTCGCGGCTGATCCGGTCCTTGATGCCATCCGAGCGGCAATCCAAGGTGCTGGAGGACCAGCAAAGGTAGCGCAGGAGGTCGATGTCTCCGTGCAAGCCGTGTGCTTCTGGCGCGATGGCAAGCGCAAGTTCCCCGCCGAGCACGCGCCCGCACTGGAGCGGATGAACAGCGGTCGTGTTCGCTGCGAGCAGATGTGCCCCAAGTCCGACTGGGGTTATCTGCGAGGTACGGAGAGGGCTTGA
- a CDS encoding helix-turn-helix domain-containing protein: MSLGARIRHYRSKAGLTLEDLSDLSGVEVGTINALENRGSSRSKFSTKLAAAMGMTLEMLEDAEHDYDVRALMAGTAVPSNVTPVPAGTRRIPLVSYIQAGMWAEIIDRFQPGDADDWLTTDQDVSPHTFALQIKGDSMLPEFKEGDRVIIDPDVAPQPGDFVAAKNGEEEATFKKYRPRSMDANGALIFELIPLNDDYPSMRSDVVPIYIVGTMVEHRKYRKPR, translated from the coding sequence ATGTCACTCGGCGCACGCATCCGTCACTACCGCAGCAAAGCGGGACTCACGCTTGAAGATCTCTCGGACCTCTCAGGCGTCGAGGTCGGGACTATCAACGCGCTGGAAAACCGAGGTAGCTCCCGCTCAAAGTTCTCCACCAAGCTGGCTGCTGCGATGGGCATGACGCTGGAGATGCTTGAAGACGCCGAACATGACTACGACGTGCGCGCCCTCATGGCAGGAACTGCCGTGCCGAGCAACGTGACCCCCGTCCCTGCAGGCACACGGCGCATCCCTCTCGTTAGCTACATTCAAGCGGGCATGTGGGCCGAAATCATTGATCGCTTCCAGCCAGGGGACGCAGACGACTGGCTCACGACGGACCAGGATGTCTCCCCTCATACGTTCGCCCTGCAGATCAAGGGCGACTCCATGCTTCCCGAGTTCAAAGAGGGTGATCGGGTCATCATCGACCCGGACGTGGCCCCGCAGCCGGGCGACTTCGTTGCGGCGAAGAATGGAGAGGAAGAAGCAACGTTCAAGAAGTACCGCCCTCGCAGCATGGACGCGAATGGCGCGCTGATTTTTGAGCTGATCCCGCTCAATGACGACTACCCCTCCATGCGCTCGGATGTCGTCCCGATCTACATCGTTGGCACGATGGTGGAGCACAGGAAGTACCGCAAACCGCGATAA
- a CDS encoding tyrosine-type recombinase/integrase has protein sequence MARPRQRESGKWEIGLRHPSLPGGRKYFSFDTEAEAISYGEQWKLMKLAGVAPPDELLKPASPANSKNLGFIVRQWANSGLAAPSQHSVLGSLIAEVGSVPLADVTYAWIAQYVQRLKVKNNLAPNSIRHRIQALGRSIDEHLRNNPEVVFVNPVRLLPKGYSTYSALDQKLTEAAGKKVKEDVSRDRRLFPGEQEKIVAALSGFQREDRERGLMLLGGNALLTMFLLIVYSGLRLREAYTLTRGQIDFDAKVIRVRSSKQWRGKVVFRDVPMRPEVHRALQSYLSTRRLLPAANLFPFMDEDEGLTLTTVTARLSSRYLIAFTYAGCEGLHEHDLRHEATCRWLELRDATGNWMFRLEEVNRIMGWSSNSTMAQRYASFRGADLAQRMWATSEAAPEARAVAT, from the coding sequence ATGGCGAGACCACGACAAAGAGAATCAGGAAAGTGGGAAATTGGCCTTCGACACCCGTCGTTGCCAGGAGGGCGTAAATACTTCTCTTTCGACACAGAGGCTGAGGCTATCAGCTACGGCGAGCAGTGGAAGCTGATGAAGTTGGCGGGCGTGGCGCCGCCCGACGAACTGCTGAAACCAGCGTCTCCGGCGAACAGCAAGAACCTGGGCTTCATCGTGAGGCAGTGGGCAAATAGTGGCTTGGCGGCGCCATCGCAGCACTCGGTGCTGGGCTCGCTGATTGCAGAGGTTGGGAGTGTTCCGCTAGCAGACGTGACTTATGCCTGGATAGCACAGTACGTCCAGCGACTCAAGGTCAAGAACAACTTGGCACCCAACTCGATCCGCCATCGGATACAGGCGCTGGGCCGTTCAATTGATGAACACCTGAGAAACAACCCTGAGGTTGTGTTTGTGAACCCTGTTCGACTGCTGCCGAAGGGCTACAGCACCTACAGCGCCTTGGATCAGAAGCTGACCGAGGCGGCGGGCAAGAAGGTTAAGGAGGATGTGTCTCGTGACCGCCGCCTCTTCCCTGGTGAACAGGAAAAGATCGTGGCAGCGCTGTCCGGCTTTCAGCGCGAAGACCGTGAGCGCGGCCTGATGCTACTTGGCGGGAACGCGCTACTGACGATGTTCCTGTTGATCGTCTATTCTGGCCTGCGATTGCGCGAGGCGTACACGTTGACGCGCGGGCAAATTGATTTTGACGCAAAGGTCATTCGCGTTCGCAGTTCCAAGCAGTGGCGCGGAAAAGTCGTCTTTCGCGATGTCCCCATGCGCCCAGAAGTGCACCGCGCATTGCAGAGCTATCTGTCGACGCGCCGGCTATTACCTGCAGCGAATCTGTTTCCATTCATGGATGAGGACGAGGGGCTGACTCTGACGACGGTTACGGCGCGCCTTTCCTCAAGATACCTCATTGCGTTCACCTATGCGGGTTGCGAGGGGCTGCATGAGCACGACTTGCGGCATGAGGCCACGTGCCGATGGCTTGAGCTGCGTGACGCTACTGGGAATTGGATGTTCAGGCTTGAGGAAGTAAACCGGATCATGGGGTGGTCTTCAAATTCGACCATGGCCCAGCGCTACGCGAGTTTCCGGGGGGCGGACTTGGCGCAACGCATGTGGGCTACGTCGGAAGCAGCACCGGAGGCACGCGCCGTCGCGACTTGA
- a CDS encoding DUF1697 domain-containing protein: MASPKKQTATRHVALLRGVNVNGITIKSADLKALFVELGFGAVRTVLASGNVLFDTDEGDAAALRTRIEQALRKRFGYDAWIVLLTQKTVAGMAAAYPFERIDEERHPYLVFGSDAAMLDEIIEKAGAVDAKVERLKHGKGVLYWECPRGESTDTPVAKLLAKARYKSSTTTRNLRTVEKLLTD; this comes from the coding sequence ATGGCGAGCCCCAAAAAGCAGACGGCCACGCGCCATGTCGCGCTGCTGCGCGGCGTGAACGTCAACGGCATCACGATCAAGAGTGCCGATCTGAAGGCGCTCTTTGTCGAGCTCGGCTTCGGCGCGGTACGCACGGTGCTCGCCAGCGGCAACGTGCTGTTCGATACAGACGAAGGCGATGCCGCCGCGCTGCGCACGCGCATCGAGCAGGCGCTGCGCAAGCGCTTCGGCTACGACGCGTGGATCGTGCTGCTCACGCAAAAGACCGTGGCTGGCATGGCTGCGGCCTATCCCTTCGAGCGCATCGACGAAGAACGGCATCCCTACCTCGTGTTCGGCTCCGACGCCGCGATGCTCGATGAAATCATCGAGAAGGCCGGCGCGGTCGACGCCAAGGTCGAGCGCCTGAAACACGGCAAGGGCGTTCTCTATTGGGAATGTCCGCGCGGTGAAAGCACCGACACACCGGTCGCCAAGCTGCTGGCGAAAGCCCGCTACAAATCAAGCACGACCACGCGCAACCTGCGCACGGTCGAGAAGCTGCTCACGGACTGA
- a CDS encoding haloacid dehalogenase type II, with translation MRADFDASDLKVIAFDVFGTVVDWHSGIAAEAEIALPGVDGAAFALAWRAGYQPAMKAVMERIAAGEGGFTLLDELHLSMLEQVLRDFDLSDRLDTAARRDLSRAWHRLPAWPDSVAGLTRLKKKFTICTLSNGNIGLLTEMAKRASLPWDCVLSAEVFKAYKPDPRTYLGVAGVFDATPGQVMLAAAHHDDLAAARGCGLKTGYIERPHEFGRAKPKDVSPQPDNNLHARDINELADLLGC, from the coding sequence ATGCGCGCCGACTTCGACGCGAGCGACCTGAAGGTCATTGCCTTCGACGTCTTCGGCACGGTGGTCGACTGGCACAGCGGCATTGCCGCCGAAGCCGAAATCGCCTTGCCGGGTGTCGATGGCGCCGCCTTCGCGCTGGCCTGGCGCGCGGGCTACCAGCCCGCAATGAAGGCCGTGATGGAACGCATCGCAGCGGGCGAGGGCGGCTTCACGCTGCTCGACGAACTGCACCTGAGCATGCTCGAACAGGTGCTGCGCGATTTCGACCTGAGCGATCGCCTCGACACCGCCGCCCGGCGCGACCTGAGCCGCGCCTGGCATCGCCTGCCGGCATGGCCGGATTCGGTCGCGGGGCTCACGCGGCTCAAGAAGAAGTTCACGATCTGCACGCTCTCCAACGGCAACATCGGCCTGCTCACCGAAATGGCCAAGCGCGCCAGCCTGCCCTGGGACTGCGTGCTGTCGGCCGAGGTGTTCAAGGCCTACAAGCCCGATCCGCGCACCTACCTGGGCGTGGCGGGCGTGTTCGACGCCACGCCCGGCCAGGTGATGCTGGCCGCCGCGCACCACGACGACCTGGCCGCCGCACGCGGCTGCGGCCTGAAGACCGGCTACATCGAGCGGCCCCATGAGTTCGGGCGGGCCAAGCCGAAGGACGTGTCGCCGCAGCCGGACAACAACCTGCACGCGCGCGACATCAACGAGTTGGCCGATCTGCTCGGCTGCTGA
- the eda gene encoding bifunctional 4-hydroxy-2-oxoglutarate aldolase/2-dehydro-3-deoxy-phosphogluconate aldolase, with protein MAMNPQKLTALEVMRDAPVIPVIVLNDVKDAIPLARALVAGGIRMLEVTLRTPQALQCIEAIAKEVPDAVAGAGTIRSAADAQASALAGAKFGVSPGYTRSVGKACHDLGLPLLPGVATGSEIMTAQEDGYTQLKFFPALQAGGLPMLKAWQGPFGDVTFCPTGGIHAGNAAEFLALSNVACVGGSWIVPADAIREGNWALIEQLARAASQLPR; from the coding sequence ATGGCTATGAACCCCCAAAAACTCACCGCGCTCGAAGTGATGCGCGACGCCCCCGTCATTCCGGTCATCGTGCTGAACGACGTCAAAGACGCCATTCCGCTGGCCCGCGCGCTGGTGGCCGGCGGCATCCGCATGCTTGAAGTCACGCTGCGCACGCCGCAGGCGCTGCAATGCATCGAGGCCATCGCCAAGGAGGTGCCCGACGCCGTGGCCGGTGCCGGCACCATCCGCAGCGCGGCCGATGCACAGGCCTCGGCGCTGGCCGGTGCCAAGTTCGGCGTGAGCCCGGGCTACACGCGCTCGGTGGGCAAGGCCTGCCACGACCTCGGCCTGCCGCTGTTGCCCGGCGTGGCCACCGGCAGCGAAATCATGACGGCGCAGGAAGACGGCTACACCCAGCTCAAGTTCTTCCCCGCGCTGCAGGCCGGCGGCCTGCCGATGCTCAAGGCATGGCAGGGCCCGTTTGGCGACGTCACCTTCTGCCCCACGGGCGGCATCCATGCGGGCAATGCGGCCGAGTTCCTCGCGCTGTCGAACGTAGCCTGCGTGGGTGGCTCGTGGATCGTGCCGGCCGATGCCATCCGCGAAGGCAACTGGGCGCTGATCGAGCAACTGGCGCGCGCCGCGAGCCAGCTGCCGCGCTGA
- the edd gene encoding phosphogluconate dehydratase — MSSTHPTVRDVTDRIRERSHAQRSAYLSRLADIRGRDRGSDRMGCANVAHAVAGIPANDKFRVVTERAPNIGIVTAYNDMLSAHAPYQGYPDIIKQEARRLGATAQVAGGVPAMCDGVTQGTPGMELSLFSRDVIAMSTAIALTHDMFDGALLLGVCDKIVPGLLIGALHFGHLPTVFVPAGPMPSGLSNGAKSKVREQAAQGLVGRQGLLDAEMAAYHTVGTCTFYGTANSNQMLLEAMGLHVPGTAFIQPGDAMRETLTREAVRTVLGKASDVAFSCPPIGEMVDERCIVNAMVALLATGGSTNHLIHWVAVARAAGIVIDWDDFSKLSDIIPLLTRVYPNGSADVNEFQAAGGPGFVIGELVDAGLMHGDVLTVRAGGIREFANIPTLVEGGEQRLAWHSAAPSKNDAVARTVAQPFSATGGLKLLSGNLGRSVIKVSSVPDDRHVIEAPARVFDSQAALHKAFTAGELDRDVVCVVRWQGPQANGMPELHKLTPPLSVLQGKGFRVALVTDGRMSGASGKIPAAIHVSPEAAAGGPLAKVRDGDLIRLDAVAGTLAVLLPEDEWAARETATLPEAQRIADGHGLGRELFAGMRRNALTAEEGACSWL, encoded by the coding sequence ATGAGCAGCACACACCCCACCGTTCGCGACGTCACCGATCGCATCCGCGAGCGCAGCCATGCGCAGCGCAGCGCGTACCTCTCCAGGCTGGCCGACATCCGCGGCCGCGACCGCGGCTCCGACCGCATGGGCTGCGCCAACGTGGCGCACGCGGTCGCGGGCATTCCGGCCAACGACAAATTCAGGGTGGTGACCGAGCGCGCGCCCAACATCGGCATCGTCACCGCCTACAACGACATGCTCTCGGCCCACGCGCCGTACCAAGGCTATCCGGACATCATCAAGCAGGAGGCCCGCCGCCTCGGCGCCACCGCGCAGGTGGCGGGCGGCGTGCCGGCCATGTGCGACGGCGTGACGCAGGGCACGCCCGGCATGGAGCTGAGCCTGTTCAGCCGCGACGTGATCGCGATGAGCACCGCCATCGCGCTCACGCACGACATGTTCGACGGTGCGCTGCTGCTGGGCGTGTGCGACAAGATCGTGCCGGGCCTGCTGATCGGCGCGCTGCACTTTGGCCACCTGCCGACCGTGTTCGTGCCGGCCGGCCCGATGCCTTCGGGCCTGTCGAATGGCGCCAAGTCGAAGGTGCGCGAGCAGGCCGCGCAGGGCCTCGTGGGCCGGCAGGGCCTGCTCGATGCCGAGATGGCGGCCTATCACACGGTGGGCACCTGCACCTTCTACGGCACTGCCAACAGCAACCAGATGCTGCTTGAAGCCATGGGCCTGCATGTGCCCGGCACGGCCTTCATCCAGCCCGGCGACGCGATGCGCGAGACGCTCACGCGCGAAGCGGTGCGCACGGTGCTCGGCAAAGCGAGCGACGTCGCGTTCAGTTGCCCGCCCATCGGCGAGATGGTCGACGAGCGCTGCATCGTCAACGCCATGGTCGCGCTGCTGGCCACGGGCGGCTCCACCAACCACCTGATCCACTGGGTGGCCGTGGCCCGCGCGGCCGGCATCGTGATCGACTGGGACGACTTCTCGAAGCTCTCCGACATCATTCCGCTGCTGACCCGCGTGTACCCCAACGGCAGCGCCGACGTGAACGAGTTCCAGGCTGCGGGCGGCCCCGGCTTCGTCATCGGCGAACTGGTCGATGCGGGCCTGATGCACGGCGACGTGCTCACGGTGCGCGCCGGCGGCATTCGCGAATTCGCCAACATCCCCACGCTGGTCGAAGGCGGCGAGCAACGCCTGGCATGGCACTCCGCCGCGCCCTCGAAGAACGACGCCGTCGCGCGCACCGTCGCGCAGCCGTTCAGCGCCACCGGCGGCCTCAAGCTGCTCAGCGGCAACCTGGGCCGCAGCGTGATCAAGGTGTCTTCGGTGCCCGACGACCGGCACGTCATCGAAGCGCCTGCACGGGTGTTCGATTCGCAGGCCGCGCTGCACAAGGCCTTCACGGCCGGCGAGCTGGATCGCGACGTGGTCTGCGTGGTGCGCTGGCAGGGCCCGCAGGCCAACGGCATGCCCGAGCTGCACAAGCTCACGCCACCGCTGTCGGTGCTGCAGGGCAAGGGATTCCGCGTGGCGCTGGTCACCGACGGTCGCATGAGCGGCGCGTCGGGCAAGATACCGGCCGCGATCCACGTCTCGCCCGAGGCGGCGGCCGGTGGCCCGCTTGCCAAGGTGCGCGACGGCGACCTGATCCGCCTCGATGCCGTCGCGGGTACGCTCGCGGTGCTGCTGCCCGAAGACGAATGGGCCGCGCGCGAAACCGCGACGCTGCCCGAAGCGCAGCGCATCGCCGACGGACACGGCCTCGGCCGCGAGTTGTTCGCCGGCATGCGCCGCAATGCATTGACTGCTGAAGAAGGAGCCTGTTCATGGCTATGA
- a CDS encoding OmpA family protein, with product MSDDDSQQNFILGFLMALIALVIFFVIGIVLWHKGHSVAAVPAKPAVVISSPAPGQEVKLAEVTETVTVTIPDGASIRVVNGVVSFYFATGSADLAPGAAEALAAVIKGVESGHKAVVSGFHDATGDAAINEELAKKRAQMVRDVLTGLGVPADKIDLQKPAVTAGTGNNAEARRVEVKLVD from the coding sequence ATGAGCGACGACGACAGCCAGCAAAATTTCATCCTCGGATTCCTGATGGCCTTGATCGCTCTGGTGATCTTTTTCGTGATCGGCATCGTGCTCTGGCACAAGGGTCACAGCGTGGCGGCCGTTCCGGCCAAGCCCGCAGTGGTGATCTCGTCGCCGGCTCCCGGCCAGGAGGTCAAGCTGGCCGAAGTGACCGAAACGGTGACGGTCACGATCCCCGACGGTGCGAGCATCCGTGTGGTCAACGGCGTGGTGAGCTTCTACTTCGCGACCGGCAGTGCCGACCTCGCACCGGGTGCTGCCGAAGCACTGGCAGCGGTCATCAAGGGCGTTGAAAGCGGCCACAAGGCTGTGGTTTCGGGCTTCCATGACGCCACCGGCGACGCCGCCATCAACGAAGAACTCGCCAAGAAGCGCGCCCAGATGGTGCGCGACGTGCTCACCGGCCTGGGTGTGCCGGCCGACAAGATCGACCTGCAGAAGCCGGCCGTGACCGCCGGCACGGGCAACAACGCCGAGGCGCGCCGCGTCGAAGTCAAGCTGGTGGACTGA
- a CDS encoding gamma-glutamylcyclotransferase, producing MPKPLRDPQPMLERAIADWGGHEDLWLFGYGSLIWRPDFGFVEWRPAWVHGWHRALKMWSRVNRGSVQTPGLVFGLLSGGSCRGMVFRVPKAEGLETLKRLWLREMPTGVYDPKWLRCGTAEGNVSALAFTLSRRSPNFTGELSEERYRHIFTHAVGRYGSSLDYAQQTLLELQRHSIHDAALARLVALAPAPAQPTTQPSKAAADCDAPPAPVYVPGSTDISSQPSGPSKENT from the coding sequence ATGCCCAAGCCCCTGCGCGACCCGCAGCCGATGCTGGAGCGTGCCATCGCCGACTGGGGTGGGCACGAGGATCTCTGGCTGTTCGGCTACGGCTCGCTGATCTGGCGGCCGGACTTCGGCTTTGTCGAATGGCGCCCGGCCTGGGTGCACGGCTGGCATCGGGCGCTGAAGATGTGGAGCCGCGTCAACCGCGGCAGCGTCCAGACGCCGGGCCTCGTGTTCGGGCTGCTCTCGGGCGGCAGTTGCCGCGGCATGGTGTTCCGTGTGCCGAAGGCCGAAGGACTGGAAACGCTGAAACGGCTCTGGCTGCGCGAGATGCCGACCGGCGTGTACGACCCCAAGTGGCTGCGCTGCGGCACGGCCGAAGGCAACGTGAGCGCGCTGGCCTTCACGCTGTCGCGCCGCAGCCCCAACTTCACGGGTGAGCTGAGCGAAGAGCGCTACCGCCACATCTTCACCCACGCGGTCGGCCGCTACGGCAGCTCGCTCGACTACGCGCAGCAGACGCTGCTGGAGCTGCAGCGGCATTCGATCCACGACGCCGCGCTGGCCCGGCTGGTGGCTCTCGCACCCGCGCCAGCGCAGCCGACGACGCAGCCGTCCAAGGCCGCCGCCGATTGCGATGCGCCGCCGGCTCCGGTATATGTTCCGGGGTCTACCGACATTTCTTCCCAACCTTCCGGACCGTCCAAGGAAAACACATGA
- a CDS encoding superoxide dismutase family protein, producing MNHRRLIATGTALLATAVLAACGSMGGKASTAVELVPTAAITPNPTRGTVTFTALEHGVRVSGEVRGLVPGSEHGFHIHEKGDCGDNGNASGGHFNPSGGTHGKFAAPGSHAGELPSLVADAGGVARFSVEDHSISLTDGAANSVVGRALVVHRDRDDFTTQPAGNSGPRIACAVIPKA from the coding sequence ATGAACCATCGTCGTCTCATCGCCACGGGCACCGCCCTCCTCGCCACCGCCGTCCTGGCCGCCTGCGGCAGCATGGGTGGCAAGGCGAGCACAGCCGTCGAGCTGGTGCCGACCGCCGCGATCACGCCCAACCCGACGCGCGGCACGGTGACCTTCACCGCGCTTGAGCACGGCGTGCGCGTGTCGGGCGAAGTGCGCGGCCTCGTGCCGGGCAGCGAGCACGGTTTCCACATCCACGAAAAGGGCGACTGCGGCGACAACGGCAATGCCTCGGGCGGCCACTTCAACCCGAGCGGCGGCACGCACGGCAAGTTCGCCGCGCCGGGCAGCCATGCCGGCGAACTGCCGAGCCTCGTGGCCGACGCCGGTGGCGTGGCACGTTTCAGCGTGGAAGACCACTCGATCTCGCTGACCGATGGCGCTGCCAACAGCGTGGTGGGCCGCGCGCTGGTGGTGCACCGCGACCGCGACGACTTCACGACGCAGCCGGCCGGCAACTCGGGCCCGCGCATCGCCTGCGCGGTGATCCCGAAGGCCTGA
- a CDS encoding NTP transferase domain-containing protein: MTTKANSPVVIVLASGRGERFIAAGGTGSKLKAMLAGKPVLERTLDAVRASGLPWHLEDAGHPGMGDSIAAAVRATPDAVGWLILPGDLPLVRPETLQAVAAALSGRVNAVQPQYLGERGHPVGFAAGCRAQLATLEGNLGASSILRSMRAIDSVADLVVDDVGVVTDIDTPEALARAEALWLARAGR, translated from the coding sequence ATGACGACCAAGGCGAATTCCCCGGTGGTGATCGTGCTGGCTTCGGGCCGGGGCGAGCGCTTCATTGCGGCCGGCGGCACAGGCTCCAAGCTGAAGGCGATGCTCGCGGGCAAGCCGGTGCTGGAGCGCACGCTCGACGCGGTGCGCGCCAGCGGGCTGCCGTGGCACCTGGAAGACGCCGGCCATCCCGGCATGGGCGACTCCATCGCCGCCGCCGTGCGGGCCACGCCCGATGCCGTGGGCTGGCTGATCCTGCCGGGCGACCTGCCGCTCGTGCGGCCCGAGACGCTGCAGGCGGTGGCCGCCGCACTCAGCGGGCGGGTGAACGCCGTGCAGCCTCAGTACCTGGGCGAACGCGGGCATCCGGTCGGCTTTGCGGCCGGTTGCCGTGCGCAGCTTGCAACGCTGGAGGGGAATCTGGGCGCATCGTCCATCCTGCGGTCGATGCGCGCTATCGATTCGGTAGCGGACCTGGTGGTGGACGATGTCGGTGTCGTGACCGACATCGACACGCCCGAGGCCCTGGCGCGCGCCGAGGCGCTCTGGCTGGCGCGCGCGGGCCGCTAG
- the pdxH gene encoding pyridoxamine 5'-phosphate oxidase produces MTSSPPNETLAALRKSYERAELGEAHSAGDPLKQFERWLTEAIDSQVPEPNAMTLCTVGSDLRPSSRIVLIKGYDARGIVWYTNYESRKGQELSGNPYAALQFHWVELERVVRIEGRVEKAGADESDAYFASRPLDSRIGAWASPQSEVISGRDVLVKNAAVAAARHLLSPPRPPHWGGYRLVPDRWEFWQGRKSRLHDRLRYRLEGADWVRERLAP; encoded by the coding sequence ATGACTTCCTCTCCCCCCAACGAAACGCTGGCCGCGCTGCGCAAGAGCTACGAGCGCGCCGAGCTCGGCGAGGCCCACAGCGCCGGCGATCCGCTCAAGCAGTTCGAGCGCTGGCTCACCGAGGCCATCGATTCGCAAGTGCCGGAGCCCAACGCCATGACGCTGTGCACCGTGGGCAGCGACCTGCGGCCGTCGAGCCGCATCGTGCTGATCAAGGGCTACGACGCGCGCGGCATCGTCTGGTACACGAATTACGAAAGCCGCAAGGGCCAGGAACTGTCGGGCAACCCGTATGCCGCGCTGCAGTTCCACTGGGTCGAGCTTGAACGCGTGGTGCGCATCGAGGGCCGCGTCGAGAAAGCCGGCGCCGACGAAAGCGACGCCTACTTCGCCAGCCGACCGCTCGATTCGCGCATCGGCGCCTGGGCCAGCCCGCAGAGCGAGGTCATCAGCGGACGCGATGTGCTGGTGAAGAACGCAGCCGTGGCCGCCGCCAGGCACCTGCTGTCGCCGCCGCGCCCGCCGCACTGGGGCGGTTACCGGCTGGTGCCCGACCGCTGGGAGTTCTGGCAGGGCCGCAAGAGCCGGCTGCACGACCGGCTGCGCTACCGGCTCGAAGGCGCCGACTGGGTGCGCGAGCGGCTCGCGCCCTGA
- a CDS encoding OmpA family protein: MTNSLHRIRASLRVLALCATVVLATACAHRPVPGNAMPFDQAVNQAVDDLMVQTQKLPTFLAKVESSLKQSRIVIDPLLEGASGQQTEVTRVAEQHIVQRMQAQFKQFTVTPFNATEIGNAQYVLNGTLVRDKDASGGPYRLNLALTEIKSGVVIAQSVARISDASLDTRPTAFFRDSPVNGKDRGVEGYIRTAETQPGQAADALYLERLPTSTVLQEATAAYEAGRMSEALSRYEAASKRPDGQQLRIYSGLYLAQSQLGRTADAEKTFGTIARLGLETNNLSVKFLFKPGSTDFLSDPKISAAYPMWLRQIARQAAQIDSCVVVTGHTSRTGSEAANERLSLQRAVSVKSRLVTEAPPLSKKLRESGKGYRENIVGTGADDASDALDRRVEFKVIGCEA; encoded by the coding sequence ATGACGAACTCCCTCCACCGCATCCGCGCGTCGCTGCGCGTGCTGGCGCTGTGCGCCACTGTCGTGCTCGCCACCGCTTGCGCGCACCGCCCCGTGCCCGGCAACGCCATGCCTTTCGACCAGGCCGTCAACCAGGCGGTCGACGACCTGATGGTGCAGACGCAGAAACTGCCGACCTTCCTGGCCAAAGTGGAGTCGTCGCTCAAGCAGAGCCGAATCGTGATCGATCCGCTGCTCGAAGGCGCGAGCGGCCAGCAGACCGAGGTAACCCGTGTGGCCGAGCAGCACATCGTCCAGCGCATGCAGGCCCAGTTCAAGCAGTTCACGGTGACGCCGTTCAACGCCACCGAGATCGGCAACGCGCAGTACGTGCTGAACGGCACGCTGGTGCGGGACAAGGACGCCTCTGGCGGCCCGTACCGCCTGAACCTTGCGCTGACCGAGATCAAGAGCGGCGTGGTGATCGCGCAGTCGGTGGCGCGCATCAGCGACGCATCGCTGGACACGCGGCCCACCGCCTTCTTTCGCGACAGCCCGGTGAACGGCAAGGACCGTGGTGTCGAGGGCTATATCCGCACCGCGGAAACCCAACCGGGCCAGGCGGCCGACGCGCTGTATCTCGAACGCCTGCCGACCTCGACCGTGCTGCAGGAAGCCACCGCCGCCTACGAAGCCGGCCGCATGAGCGAGGCGCTGAGCCGCTACGAGGCGGCATCGAAGCGGCCCGACGGGCAGCAGTTGCGCATCTACAGCGGCCTGTACCTTGCGCAGTCGCAACTGGGGCGCACGGCCGATGCGGAGAAGACCTTCGGCACCATCGCGCGGCTGGGGCTCGAAACCAACAACCTGAGCGTCAAGTTCCTGTTCAAGCCGGGCTCGACGGACTTTCTTTCGGACCCGAAGATCAGCGCGGCCTACCCGATGTGGCTGCGCCAGATCGCGCGGCAGGCGGCGCAGATCGATTCATGCGTGGTGGTGACGGGGCATACCAGCCGCACTGGCTCGGAGGCGGCCAACGAGCGGCTGTCGCTGCAGCGCGCGGTCAGCGTCAAGTCGCGGCTGGTGACCGAGGCGCCGCCGTTGTCGAAGAAGCTGCGCGAGTCCGGCAAGGGCTATCGCGAGAACATTGTCGGCACCGGGGCCGACGACGCGAGCGACGCGCTGGACAGGCGCGTCGAGTTCAAGGTGATTGGCTGCGAGGCCTGA